CTTGTTGAACCAGCATCGGCAAATTAGTCCGAGACAAACCGGCACGAGCCAAGATATAGCAAACAAAACCCATGTAAAACCAAGACAAAGGAATTGTAAACGGCACCAAACCGGCAATTTTGTAGCCCAGTCCGCTTAGGTAATGGTAAGCGCCAAACGGAAAGCCGGTGCTAGTTCCCAGTAATTCGCTGCTTAAAGACAGCACTACAGAAGGCAGCATAAAAGCTAACCAGCGATATAAACCCAGTTGTCGATAGGCATAAAGGGCCACCGCGACAGCCCCTAAGATGATATATACCACTCCCCCACCGGCCATGCTCCACTGAAAAATCTTCTGGCCCACAGCCGATAAACTAACAATTAGTTCGGGATGGGGTAAAACCACCAACAATCCAGCCAATCCAAAAGCCATCGCCAGGATATGACCTAGCAGGCTGTAGCGTTCCGTAGTCATTAGTAGCTTCATCGAACCCCTCAAAATCCTTAAAAAATATCAACCTTGTAAAGCGCTTCTTAACAGTTTACAAATGTTTAACAAAAATCTATCCTCAGAATTAGGGAATCTCACCTAAATTCAGCTATTCCGGCGGTTTTCGTGGCCCCATATAAGTTTTTTTTATTTAAAATGGTTTTAAAGACAGGTTTGCTAAAGCAGACGCCCCAACTAAGGAAAAATACTTGTAACTCCCACCTCCCCTACAAGCTAAGGTTATTTTCCGCCTTAAAGCAGCAGTAAAACCCCCAACAAAAAGAAAAACTGCAAAAATCATGTGTCCCGGTAAGATTGGAGCAAGCGCGAATAACCTGCAAGATTTGGAGTAGTGAGAGAAAGTCGTGGCAATTGCAAGTTTAGGAATTGGTTTAGGAGTAGCCGCATTAGTGTTAGGGGCTGCCGGTGCAGCCATTGAGTTACAATTCCGCCGCCGTCCGGGGAATAAGTTAGAACTGGATGCCGGTAGCTGGCAAATGGAAAAAATCTCTCCCAACCGTTTATCAGTGGTGGGGGAGATGGAATTTCAAAATAAAACAGACAGCTTAGAAATCATGTTGCCGGATGTCAGCGCCGACGTGAAACTGCTGTCCAAGGGCAGTTTAGAGGGCATCACGAGCAAAACTCAAATTACTCCCCTCCACAAAGACGCACCGGCCCGCAACGACGGTTACTGGTTTGGCTATATCGTCAAAGTTGGCAAAACCACCCGCATGAAAATCGCTATAGATATAGAAGGCGATGATCTCAGTCAACTACAAACAGCTTGGGTAAAGGTAAATTATCTAACCTACGGCCCAGAGGGAAGAATCCCCAAAACCAAGCACGTTATTTTTCCCTTGCAATATCCAGAAGTTGGTACCGGCAAGTGGCGAAATAGCCCTGTCGCCGATGTGATGGCAATTAAAACCCATTTGCTGACTCACCTAGATCAGCCGGTAGAAATTGTCAAAAAATATGTCAGCCCCCAAGCACAGCCAGGAGATATTGTCACTATTGCCGAATCCCCGATAGCAATTATGCAAGGCCGGTTTATAGATCCAGCCACAATTAAACCAGGCTTTGTCGCTAAGCGATTGTGTTATTACTTTATGCCCACTTCCAGCCTGGCGACTGCTTGCGGGATGCAAACTCTAGTTAATATAGTCGGGCCGGTGCGCGTTGTCTTTGCCTTTGTCGTGGGGGCACTTGCCAAAGCTATTTTGCGGAAACCAGGGGTGTTTTATCAATTAGCTGGGGAACAAGCAAGACTTATTGACGATGTTACCGGCACCCTCTCACCCTATGACCAATTTATCGTCCTAGGGCCGGCCAACCCCCAAGAAGTCGTTGAGCAAATTAAAAGAGAAACCGGATTAGGTGCCGCCATTGTAGACGTGAACGACTTAAAAGCAGTTAAGATATTGGCAGCGACCACCGATGTATCTCAGGCATTGTTAGAGCAAGCCCTGCTCAACAACCCCGCCGGAAACGCCGACGAACAAACCCCCGTTGTTTTGATCCGCCCTAAAACAGGCAATTAAAACAGCCAAAGAGTCATTAGTCAACGGTCATTAGCCATTTCACAAACAACTATGGACAAATGACATTTGAGATCCCCCCCTAAAAAAGGGGGGAACACAAAGAAAATTTGACTTTTGACCAATGACTAATGACAAAGGACATTTGAGCCGTATAACCGGCCCAGACCAAAAAAACCCAACCATCCAACCAACAACCATTTACGGAGGGTGGCGAAAACACTAAAACAGTAAATAGGTTTATCGCCGCAAAACAAATGAATTCTGTTGCGACCTCCCAAACACCCAACACAGTCGTCCGCCCCGTTGCCTATCGGGATCTCGAAATTCTCGAAAAACGCCTAACCTCGGCAGAAGACGACCAAAACACAAACGACTTCGAGCAAAACAGCAAACTTGTCGGTCAAGTCCGGCGCTGGTATGGCTTGATCAAACTCCTCAGCCTCTTTCCCAACCCCTACCAGCACCTATTTTGCTCCTATATAGCCGAACAAGAAGGACAACTGCGAGGCAACATCCAAATATCCCCCTTTAACCGCACCCGGAGTACATGGCGGGTAGATCGCGTTTGGGTAGACCCTACCGTATCTAAAAACGGCATCGGTTCAGTATTGCTGCGGCACTGTATGGAAGCGATCTGGGAGGCTCGCACTTGGCTACTCGAAGTCAACGTCAACGATAAAGACGGCATGGCATTATACCGGCAAAACGGCTTTCAACCGCTTGCCCACACAACCTACTGGGAAATCAACCCAGAAACGATCCGTGAACTGGCAGAACGTGAAACCGACTTACCCAACTTATTGCCGGTCAGCAACGCCGACGCCCAACTGCTCTGTCAACTCGACACCGCCGCCATGCCACCGGTTGTCCGGCAAGTCTTTGACCGGCACATTCAAGACTTCCAAACCAACATCGTCAGCGCCCTGCTCGAAAGCATCAAACAATGGCTCACCCAAACCGAAACCGTCAGCGCCTACGTTTTTGAACCGCAGCGCAAAGCAGCTATCGGCTATTTCCAACTCAGCCTTTCTCGTAAAGGCACCCAACCCCACAGCGCCCAATTAACCGTGCACCCCGCTTATACCTGGCTTTACCCAGAATTGCTATCTCAAATGGCCCGGATAGTCGGCGACTTACCCCCCCAATCCCTAGAACTCGCCTCCTGTGACTACCAGCCAGAAAGAGAACAATACCTCGAACAAATCGGCGCAAAACGCATCTATCACACTCTATTAATGTCGCGTTCCGTCTGGCACAAACTGCGAGAAACTCGACTCAGCCCCCTTGAAGCCTTGCAGCTAACCGAAGTCCTCCAAGGTTTAGGAGCCGCCCGTAAACCGGTTCCCAGTCGGCTTTCTTGGCTCAGCGGAACCCCTACCCCCTCCACAGGAGAAATCAATCCCCTCGCCACCGCAACCCCCGATCCCCCAAACACTCCCAGAACCTCCCTAACGGTCGAAACCAATAACCCCCTCCCCGACACCGATAACCCTCCGCCTAATGCTTAAAAATGGACTTTGATTTCTTTGCGGGACTCAAAGCAGAGGTCAGAGTGGCCGGTAGTTAAACAGGACTTAGGCATTCAGATTTTTAAAGTGGAGCAGGCATCTTGCCTGCTCATAGCGGACAGGATGCCCGCTCCACAGAGAAGTTACCTTTTTAAAGCGGATTTGGTATCAGACTTTAAAAACCGGGTTTTTTAGGCAAAAAGCAGAGGCAAAGGTCTTGAATGTTGCTGAAGAAATAGGTCTGTAAAGCCTTTGCCTTTCTCCTAGGAGAGAGAATCCCCCAGATAGTCATTTGTCAAGAGTCAAGAGTCAAGCAGTCATTAGACTATGGACAAATGACTAATGACAATCAGAGAGAAAAAAAGATGGTCTCAAAAATTTCTGCCTTGGCCCTGGATATTGGCAATAAACGCATCGGAGTTGCCGGTTGTGATGGTTTAGGACTCTTCGCCACCGGCCTCACCACCATAGAACGCAAATCCTTTGAACAAGTCGTTGCAGAATTGCAATATTGGGTCAAAGAACGCGAAGTTCAAATTCTCGTCGTTGGTCTTCCCTACTCAATGGATGGATCGCTCGGTTTCCAAGCAAAATCTATCCAAAAATTTGCCGAAGCCGTCGCCGAAGCCCTAAATTTGCCGATTGAATATGTCGATGAGCGTCTCAGTTCTGTTCAAGCAGAAGAAATAATCGTCTCTCAAAAACGCTCACCCTCCCGCAACAAAGCACTCATCGACCGCAAAGCAGCCGCTCTGATTTTGCAGCGATGGCTCGACACAAATAGCGTTAGGCGGAATATCTCCCCGCCGTGATATTCTGGTGAGTGCGATTGACCACAACCGCAACTCTTCCTGATTTGGACTTTCATTATCTATGTTCTCATCCCAACCCCCAAGAGAAAACGGACGACCGCCCTCTGATGAAACCGTCACTGTTATGGATGAAATGGGGCAGACCCTCCAGTGTTCCGTTGAGCATTCTTTTGACCTAGACGGGCAAGAATATCTGCTACTAATGCCCATAGACACACCGGTAGAAATTTTTTCTTGGGTTGGCGAAGATCAAGACGACGACGAAGCCCATCCTGTCGAAGACGAAGCCGAAATCGATAAGCTATTTCCCATTGCCAAAGCCGTCCTCGAAGAACAAAACCTCACCCTCAAACGCACCGCCGTTGTCCTCACCGTCGAAGGCGACTTACCCGAATGGACACCCGAAAACGAAGAGAACGACAGCGATGGAGCCCCTGAAGGCGAATATGAGGAACTTCAGTGGATCGCCAGCTTCTATAACGAAGAACAAGAATACGGCATCTACAGTCCTCTTGATCCTTTCTTTGTCTTGGCTCGGGTTAATGCAGCCGGTGAACCTGAACTTCTCTCTCAAGAAGAATTCAAAGAAATTGAACCCATGTTACCGGCCATTGAAGGCATGATCGAAGACCGTCTTTTTGAAGAATTAGACGGCGAATAAAAGTTTAGAGTTTAGAGATTAAAAGAAACCCGTAAAATCTACGGGTTTTCAGAAGATAATCTAAACTCTAAAAAAACAATGGCATTTAAAAAACAAGATTTAAAGCCCTTGAAAAATAAGGCTTTGCCAAAAACTTTACTAAAAAGCCAAGCAAGCAAGAACACTATTTAGGTAGGATGCAAAATCTTTAACAAACAAAGTTTTAACACTCTAAAAAAGACAAAAAAACGAGCGTTGTCTTAAACGACAAAACAAATAGCTCAAAGACTGATATTGACCGCGAAATATAACCAAAAATATCAACACAGTTGTTTCAATAAAAATGGCTAAAGGCATATTAAAGTGGTTGTTTTTTTTGGGCGTACCCGCAGCAGTAGGAATTGCCGGTTGGCAAAGTTGGTCATGGTGGAATGAAGTACAACAACCCGTAGCAGCCGCGACAACAAAACCCAAACCCGTCTTACTTGAAATTCAACCAGGTACCGCCGCCGGAGAAATAGGCGAAAAATTAGAAGCCCAAGGACTGATCCGTTCTGCTGAAGCTTGGAAACTGTGGAGCCGGTGGCTAGGCCGGCAAGATCCCAGCGGCGGCTTCAAAGCCGGCACCTACCAACTTTCACCAGCCGAACCGATGCAAGAACTGGCAGCCAAAATATGGGCCGGTGATGTCGTCAAACTGAGTTACACCATCCCCGAAGGCTGGTCGATCAAAAAAATGGCCGCCTACTTTGAACAGCAAGGCTTTTTCAAAGCAGAAGACTTTATCAAAGCCGCCAGTGAGATCCCGCAAGCTGAGTTTCCTTGGCTTCCCACCGGCTTACCCCACCTCGAAGGCTATTTATATCCAGACACCTATAAAATTGCCGGTGACAGCCTCACCCCCCAAGCGATCATTAACCAAATGTTGCGCCAGTTTGAACAAATAGCCTTGCCGGTTTACCAACAAAACAAAGACAAAACCAAACTCAACCTCAAAGAATGGGTAACACTGGCTTCTATTGTCGAAAAAGAAGCAGTCATATCCACAGAACGCGGCATCATAGCTGGAGTATTCAGCAAGAGACTAGAAATAGGCATGACCTTGGGAGCAGACCCCACCGTAGAATATGGTTTAGGAGTGACTCAAACCCCGGATAAACCCTTAACATTAAAACAAGTCAGCATCCCCAACCCCTACAACACCTATATCAACACCGGCCTGCCGCCCACCCCCATTGCCAGCCCAGGGATAGAAAGCTTAAAAGCCACCCTTTCTCCTGAAAAAACAGATTATCTTTATTTCATGGCTCGCTATGACGGCTCCCACATTTTCAGCCGTACCCTAGCCGAACATGAGGCAGCAGTTGGTAAAATTCGAGACGAGCGTGATGCAAAACGCACCAATTAACCATTAACGAAGTAAAAAAAAAATGTCTTGGGGCAAACTCTTACAACCAGACTTAGTATTAGGAGACTCAATCTTGAGGCTCACACCGGAAGTTTTACAACAACATCAACTTAAAGGACTCGTCCTCGATGTTGATGAAACCCTCGTTCCCCTCAAAGTCCGCGAAGCTTCCGACGAACTGCGGCAATGGGTCGAGCTTGTCCGGCCTTCTGTTTCCCTGTGGCTACTCAGCAACAACCTCAGCGCCAGCCGGATCAGCAGCATCGCTCATTCGCTTAACGTTCCCTACATTTTAGGCGCCGCCAAACCCTCGCGGCGCAAACTCCGACAAGCCGTAGACAAAATGAATTTGCCGGTGGAACAAGTGGCAATGGTAGGCGACCGGCTCTTTACCGACGTTTTGGCCGGCAACCGTTTGGGGATGTTCACCATCCTTGTTGAACCGATGATAGACCCCAACGATGCGATGCGCCGTTACCGCTGGCGAACTTTTGAAGTCTGGTTTTCTCAAAAACTCGGAGCCACGCTAACTCCGTAACAAAA
Above is a genomic segment from Ancylothrix sp. D3o containing:
- a CDS encoding DUF3727 domain-containing protein, with the protein product MFSSQPPRENGRPPSDETVTVMDEMGQTLQCSVEHSFDLDGQEYLLLMPIDTPVEIFSWVGEDQDDDEAHPVEDEAEIDKLFPIAKAVLEEQNLTLKRTAVVLTVEGDLPEWTPENEENDSDGAPEGEYEELQWIASFYNEEQEYGIYSPLDPFFVLARVNAAGEPELLSQEEFKEIEPMLPAIEGMIEDRLFEELDGE
- a CDS encoding GNAT family N-acetyltransferase: MNSVATSQTPNTVVRPVAYRDLEILEKRLTSAEDDQNTNDFEQNSKLVGQVRRWYGLIKLLSLFPNPYQHLFCSYIAEQEGQLRGNIQISPFNRTRSTWRVDRVWVDPTVSKNGIGSVLLRHCMEAIWEARTWLLEVNVNDKDGMALYRQNGFQPLAHTTYWEINPETIRELAERETDLPNLLPVSNADAQLLCQLDTAAMPPVVRQVFDRHIQDFQTNIVSALLESIKQWLTQTETVSAYVFEPQRKAAIGYFQLSLSRKGTQPHSAQLTVHPAYTWLYPELLSQMARIVGDLPPQSLELASCDYQPEREQYLEQIGAKRIYHTLLMSRSVWHKLRETRLSPLEALQLTEVLQGLGAARKPVPSRLSWLSGTPTPSTGEINPLATATPDPPNTPRTSLTVETNNPLPDTDNPPPNA
- a CDS encoding coenzyme F420-0:L-glutamate ligase, giving the protein MAIASLGIGLGVAALVLGAAGAAIELQFRRRPGNKLELDAGSWQMEKISPNRLSVVGEMEFQNKTDSLEIMLPDVSADVKLLSKGSLEGITSKTQITPLHKDAPARNDGYWFGYIVKVGKTTRMKIAIDIEGDDLSQLQTAWVKVNYLTYGPEGRIPKTKHVIFPLQYPEVGTGKWRNSPVADVMAIKTHLLTHLDQPVEIVKKYVSPQAQPGDIVTIAESPIAIMQGRFIDPATIKPGFVAKRLCYYFMPTSSLATACGMQTLVNIVGPVRVVFAFVVGALAKAILRKPGVFYQLAGEQARLIDDVTGTLSPYDQFIVLGPANPQEVVEQIKRETGLGAAIVDVNDLKAVKILAATTDVSQALLEQALLNNPAGNADEQTPVVLIRPKTGN
- a CDS encoding YqeG family HAD IIIA-type phosphatase, producing the protein MSWGKLLQPDLVLGDSILRLTPEVLQQHQLKGLVLDVDETLVPLKVREASDELRQWVELVRPSVSLWLLSNNLSASRISSIAHSLNVPYILGAAKPSRRKLRQAVDKMNLPVEQVAMVGDRLFTDVLAGNRLGMFTILVEPMIDPNDAMRRYRWRTFEVWFSQKLGATLTP
- the cruF gene encoding gamma-carotene 1'-hydroxylase CruF; the encoded protein is MKLLMTTERYSLLGHILAMAFGLAGLLVVLPHPELIVSLSAVGQKIFQWSMAGGGVVYIILGAVAVALYAYRQLGLYRWLAFMLPSVVLSLSSELLGTSTGFPFGAYHYLSGLGYKIAGLVPFTIPLSWFYMGFVCYILARAGLSRTNLPMLVQQVAAISFGAVLLTAWDLVLDPAMSQTAFPFWQFQEVGEFFGMPYRNLSGWFGTGALFMTVAAVLWGNKPIELSRSALNLPVVTYVVNFAFGAIITVGALDVRFWIPVSLSVLFGVVPAIVVWWFAGESTATAESEPVVETTLPTAAKLPVEVVAK
- the ruvX gene encoding Holliday junction resolvase RuvX; protein product: MVSKISALALDIGNKRIGVAGCDGLGLFATGLTTIERKSFEQVVAELQYWVKEREVQILVVGLPYSMDGSLGFQAKSIQKFAEAVAEALNLPIEYVDERLSSVQAEEIIVSQKRSPSRNKALIDRKAAALILQRWLDTNSVRRNISPP
- the mltG gene encoding endolytic transglycosylase MltG, whose product is MAKGILKWLFFLGVPAAVGIAGWQSWSWWNEVQQPVAAATTKPKPVLLEIQPGTAAGEIGEKLEAQGLIRSAEAWKLWSRWLGRQDPSGGFKAGTYQLSPAEPMQELAAKIWAGDVVKLSYTIPEGWSIKKMAAYFEQQGFFKAEDFIKAASEIPQAEFPWLPTGLPHLEGYLYPDTYKIAGDSLTPQAIINQMLRQFEQIALPVYQQNKDKTKLNLKEWVTLASIVEKEAVISTERGIIAGVFSKRLEIGMTLGADPTVEYGLGVTQTPDKPLTLKQVSIPNPYNTYINTGLPPTPIASPGIESLKATLSPEKTDYLYFMARYDGSHIFSRTLAEHEAAVGKIRDERDAKRTN